A region from the Paraburkholderia youngii genome encodes:
- a CDS encoding cobalt-precorrin-5B (C(1))-methyltransferase — MRDETPEQPAPLRSGYTTGSCATATSLAAARLLLAGEVSEVAEIVLPKGQHVPMRLTFCRLVEMDGERIAEAGTIKDAGDDPDVTHGALLFARVRLVPEPGVIFRAGPGVGTVTRAGLTLAVGEPAINPIPRQMITQHLDELAAHHAYHGGFEVTICVENGEALALKTMNPRLGIVGGLSILGTTGIVRPFSCSAYIASIHQGIDVARANGYMHVAACTGNASEDAMRAHYGLPDIALIEMGDFVGAVLKHVKRAPVERLSICGGFGKLSKLAAGHLDLHSRNSSIDLEQLAGWAAEQGADAELQAAMRAANTSQQALALAHAQQVPLGDIVCQHALAVARDIVPPQVSVEIFAIDRQGKFVGVAR; from the coding sequence ATGCGCGACGAAACCCCCGAACAGCCGGCGCCGCTGCGCAGCGGCTATACGACCGGCAGCTGCGCGACCGCAACGTCGCTGGCGGCCGCGCGTCTGCTGCTGGCGGGCGAGGTCAGCGAGGTCGCCGAGATCGTGTTGCCGAAGGGCCAGCATGTGCCGATGCGGCTCACGTTCTGCCGTCTCGTGGAGATGGACGGCGAGCGGATCGCCGAAGCCGGCACGATCAAGGATGCCGGTGACGATCCCGACGTGACGCATGGCGCGCTCCTGTTCGCGCGCGTGCGCCTCGTGCCCGAGCCCGGTGTGATTTTTCGCGCGGGGCCGGGCGTCGGCACGGTCACGCGCGCGGGGCTCACGCTGGCGGTCGGCGAACCGGCGATCAATCCGATCCCGCGCCAGATGATCACGCAGCACCTCGACGAACTCGCCGCGCACCACGCGTATCACGGCGGCTTCGAAGTGACGATCTGCGTGGAAAACGGCGAGGCGCTCGCGCTCAAAACGATGAACCCGCGGCTCGGCATCGTCGGCGGACTGTCGATACTCGGCACGACCGGCATCGTGCGGCCGTTTTCGTGTTCCGCGTATATTGCGTCGATTCATCAGGGCATCGACGTTGCGCGCGCGAACGGCTACATGCATGTGGCCGCTTGCACCGGCAACGCGAGCGAGGACGCGATGCGCGCGCACTACGGCCTGCCCGATATCGCGCTGATCGAAATGGGCGACTTCGTCGGCGCGGTGCTCAAGCATGTGAAGCGCGCGCCGGTCGAGCGTCTGAGCATTTGCGGCGGCTTCGGCAAGCTCAGCAAGCTCGCGGCCGGCCATCTCGATCTGCATAGCCGCAACTCCAGCATCGATCTCGAACAACTCGCCGGCTGGGCCGCCGAGCAGGGCGCCGACGCCGAGCTGCAAGCGGCGATGCGCGCGGCCAACACGAGCCAGCAGGCGCTCGCGCTCGCGCACGCGCAACAGGTGCCGCTCGGCGATATCGTTTGTCAGCACGCGTTGGCCGTTGCACGCGATATCGTGCCGCCGCAGGTCAGCGTCGAAATCTTCGCGATCGACCGGCAGGGCAAGTTCGTCGGAGTAGCCCGATGA
- a CDS encoding carbonic anhydrase has translation MQEIIEGLIRFQREVFPQQSALFKRLSTAQNPSTLFVTCSDSRVVPELLTQTEPGSLFVIRNAGNIVPSYGPEPGGVSATVEYAIAVLGVTDIVICGHSNCGAMTAISSCTNLEHMPAVASWLRHADAAKAINASRHYCSDAERLAALVKDNVIAQLANIRTHPSVAVGLVNKTLRLHGWIFNIESGEMLALDGNTGNFLSLTENPEIYAG, from the coding sequence GTGCAGGAAATCATCGAAGGTCTGATCCGCTTTCAACGCGAGGTCTTTCCACAGCAAAGCGCGCTCTTCAAGCGTTTATCGACCGCGCAGAATCCCAGCACGCTCTTCGTGACCTGTTCGGACAGCCGCGTGGTGCCGGAACTGCTGACGCAGACCGAGCCGGGGTCGCTGTTCGTGATCCGCAACGCGGGCAACATCGTGCCGTCGTATGGCCCGGAGCCGGGCGGCGTGTCGGCAACCGTCGAATATGCGATCGCCGTGCTCGGCGTGACCGACATCGTGATCTGCGGCCATTCGAACTGCGGCGCGATGACGGCGATCTCGTCCTGCACGAACCTGGAGCACATGCCGGCGGTCGCGAGCTGGCTGCGTCACGCGGATGCGGCGAAAGCGATCAACGCGTCGCGTCACTATTGCTCGGATGCGGAGCGTCTCGCGGCGCTGGTCAAGGACAACGTGATCGCGCAGCTGGCCAATATCCGCACGCATCCGTCGGTGGCGGTCGGACTCGTGAACAAGACGCTGCGGCTGCATGGCTGGATCTTCAATATCGAAAGCGGCGAAATGCTCGCGCTCGATGGGAATACCGGTAACTTTTTGTCGCTTACAGAGAATCCGGAAATTTATGCGGGTTGA
- a CDS encoding DUF1488 domain-containing protein, with translation MRIEFTGRREVVAAARVAYEANVDGKDVWCSVSLDALNDHFGNGSLGNGAPSAHDLVGTFEANRARIENATRRVLERNGGRSVELETRDFD, from the coding sequence ATGAGGATCGAATTCACCGGACGGCGGGAAGTGGTGGCTGCTGCGCGCGTCGCCTACGAGGCCAATGTGGACGGGAAGGACGTATGGTGCAGCGTGTCGCTCGACGCGCTCAATGACCATTTCGGCAACGGCAGCCTCGGCAACGGCGCCCCGTCGGCTCACGATCTGGTGGGAACGTTCGAGGCGAACCGCGCCCGCATTGAAAATGCTACGCGGCGGGTGCTCGAACGCAACGGGGGACGGTCCGTGGAACTCGAAACGCGCGACTTCGATTGA
- the cobG gene encoding precorrin-3B synthase — protein sequence MPSRDAKPGAPLNRASPPTVSSHAVTTPRSSACPGLLRIVPARDGGICRIKLPGGVLSAAQAHAIADASTRHANGVAELTNRANLQLRGVRSGHEAALSAALIGAGLGPSTANDPHTTVPTALSYADDVRNVMISPAAGRDPHALFDTTPLCAELLTLLQSDARFAALSPKFALLLDGGERLARVDHPHDVWLAASAEEQGVRFVFGLAGCPGSTGNNANAGGHPDADGTGALAAVPPSRVPALVRALLHTFLDLAAADATRMRDLLATHSADALLRHAQRYVDFPLARDASLRRWQRHIPADASLRLGAHAQRSDGMWHVGGQPPLGRIDAATLRGLAALAQRHGNGMLHATPWQSVLLPDIATNAVPAVLAKLSALGLASDPAQAITHVIACAGSAGCAKGLADTKTDALQLAERLPAGVDVHLTGCPRSCAAAHRAPYTLLAAAPGRYDLYRRDDRPGFGQCVAPQLTIDEAAALLARLARSTPHA from the coding sequence ATGCCGTCGCGCGACGCTAAACCCGGTGCCCCATTGAATCGAGCTTCGCCTCCCACCGTTTCGTCCCACGCGGTCACGACACCGCGGTCCTCGGCATGTCCGGGGTTGTTGCGCATCGTCCCCGCACGCGACGGCGGCATCTGCCGCATCAAACTGCCCGGCGGCGTGCTGAGCGCGGCGCAGGCACACGCGATCGCCGATGCAAGCACACGGCACGCGAACGGCGTCGCCGAGTTGACCAATCGCGCGAATCTGCAACTGCGCGGCGTGCGTAGCGGACACGAAGCTGCGTTGAGCGCGGCGCTGATTGGCGCGGGGCTTGGACCGTCCACCGCGAACGACCCTCACACCACCGTCCCCACCGCGCTCAGTTACGCCGACGACGTCCGCAACGTGATGATCAGCCCCGCCGCCGGCCGCGATCCGCACGCGCTGTTCGACACGACGCCGCTGTGCGCGGAGCTGCTCACGCTGCTGCAAAGCGATGCGCGTTTCGCCGCGTTGTCGCCGAAATTCGCGCTGCTGCTCGACGGCGGCGAACGACTCGCGCGAGTCGATCATCCGCATGACGTGTGGCTCGCCGCCTCGGCTGAGGAACAAGGCGTGCGCTTCGTGTTCGGCCTCGCGGGGTGCCCCGGCTCGACAGGCAATAACGCGAACGCCGGCGGCCATCCCGATGCCGACGGCACGGGCGCCCTCGCGGCCGTCCCGCCGTCGCGCGTGCCCGCGCTCGTGCGCGCGTTGCTGCACACGTTCCTCGACCTCGCCGCCGCCGACGCGACCCGCATGCGCGACCTGCTCGCCACGCACTCCGCCGATGCGCTGCTGCGACACGCGCAACGTTACGTCGATTTCCCGCTCGCGCGCGACGCATCGCTGCGCCGCTGGCAACGCCACATTCCCGCCGACGCATCGCTGCGGCTTGGCGCGCACGCACAGCGCAGCGACGGCATGTGGCACGTCGGCGGCCAGCCGCCGCTCGGCCGGATCGACGCGGCCACGCTGCGCGGCCTTGCCGCGCTCGCGCAACGACACGGCAACGGCATGCTGCACGCAACGCCGTGGCAAAGCGTGCTGCTGCCGGACATCGCGACGAACGCCGTGCCCGCCGTGCTCGCGAAGCTGAGCGCACTCGGCCTCGCCTCCGATCCGGCGCAGGCCATCACGCATGTGATCGCCTGCGCCGGTTCGGCCGGCTGCGCGAAGGGCCTCGCCGACACCAAGACCGACGCCCTGCAACTCGCCGAACGCTTACCCGCAGGCGTTGACGTGCATCTGACCGGCTGCCCGCGCTCGTGCGCGGCCGCGCATCGCGCGCCGTACACGCTGCTCGCCGCCGCGCCCGGCCGCTACGACCTTTATCGACGCGACGACCGCCCCGGTTTCGGCCAATGCGTCGCGCCCCAACTGACGATCGACGAGGCCGCCGCGCTGCTCGCGCGCCTCGCCCGGAGTACTCCACATGCTTGA
- the surE gene encoding 5'/3'-nucleotidase SurE yields MSAYKSKVPRVLLTNDDGIDAPGLAVLEAVAAELAHEVWVVAPEHDQSGTSHSISLHSPLRVSRQGERRFGVTGTPGDCVVMGVRHLMREAPPTLVLSGVNRGGNLGIETMFSGTVGAAMTGLLLGLPSFALSQVFTDRGRVRWETARTLAPGVIRQLLAIEHAAPTCLNINFPDVDAADAGPLTPTRQGVGLVRDIEVLPEVDPRGIAYHWLRFDRGPRENDADSETATVAAGRVSVTPLAFDRTDETTFARLAASLI; encoded by the coding sequence ATGTCCGCTTACAAATCCAAGGTGCCGCGAGTGCTGCTGACGAACGACGACGGTATCGACGCGCCCGGCCTCGCCGTGCTCGAAGCGGTTGCCGCCGAGCTCGCGCACGAAGTCTGGGTGGTCGCGCCCGAGCACGACCAGAGCGGTACGTCGCATTCGATCAGCCTGCATTCGCCGCTGCGCGTGAGCCGCCAGGGCGAACGCCGTTTCGGCGTGACCGGCACGCCCGGCGATTGCGTCGTGATGGGCGTGCGTCATCTGATGCGCGAGGCGCCGCCGACGCTGGTGCTGTCCGGCGTCAATCGCGGCGGCAATCTCGGCATCGAAACGATGTTTTCGGGCACGGTCGGCGCGGCGATGACGGGGCTGCTGCTCGGGCTGCCGTCGTTCGCGCTGAGCCAGGTATTCACCGATCGCGGGCGCGTGCGCTGGGAAACCGCGCGCACGCTCGCGCCCGGCGTGATCCGTCAGTTGCTCGCGATCGAGCATGCGGCGCCGACCTGCCTGAACATCAACTTCCCGGACGTCGATGCCGCCGATGCCGGTCCGCTGACGCCGACGCGCCAGGGCGTCGGGCTCGTCAGGGACATCGAGGTGCTGCCGGAAGTCGATCCGCGCGGCATCGCGTATCACTGGCTGCGCTTCGATCGCGGCCCGCGCGAGAACGATGCCGACAGCGAAACGGCGACGGTCGCGGCGGGCCGCGTATCGGTCACGCCACTCGCGTTCGATCGCACCGACGAGACCACCTTCGCGCGGCTCGCCGCGTCGTTGATCTAA
- a CDS encoding alpha/beta hydrolase family protein, with amino-acid sequence MMRRSCAALSSAVVVSLSVALSGALGGAMWAASPAHADARTASADWHVGETSRVFHPDVARNWRGAQTQALITRIWYPADATQAETPHDIGAPGHPMFVGHAAADDAPLSTAQPKYPLLLLSHGTGGSADSLDWLAASLAAQGYIVAGVNHPGNNALEPRTRDGFILWWERATDLSEVLDGVLADPRFGPRIDTTRIGALGFSLGGYAVLEVAGARTDRAAFERFCTSPEADAICSPPEAASLAHAPDAPALTVDGLSAETNASRARSGDSYRDPRVKAAFAIAPAPGEAFNSSSFKEVTIPVALLAGEADTTAPVNTNIHRIAGFMPQATVTMVPGASHYTFMDVCEPELMERLAPICKDGPGVDRAAIHARTAAQVRDFFAATLPARGRED; translated from the coding sequence ATGATGCGTCGAAGCTGTGCCGCGCTGTCGAGCGCGGTGGTGGTGTCGTTGAGCGTGGCATTGTCGGGGGCGCTGGGCGGCGCGATGTGGGCTGCGTCGCCGGCGCATGCCGACGCGCGAACCGCATCCGCCGACTGGCATGTCGGCGAGACGAGCCGCGTGTTTCATCCCGACGTGGCCCGCAACTGGCGCGGCGCGCAAACGCAGGCGCTGATCACGCGCATCTGGTATCCGGCCGATGCGACGCAAGCCGAGACGCCCCACGATATCGGCGCGCCCGGCCATCCGATGTTCGTCGGCCACGCCGCCGCCGACGATGCGCCGCTGTCCACCGCGCAGCCGAAATACCCGTTGCTGCTGCTGTCGCATGGCACCGGCGGCAGCGCGGACAGTCTCGACTGGCTCGCGGCATCGCTGGCCGCGCAGGGCTATATCGTCGCGGGCGTCAATCATCCGGGCAACAACGCGCTGGAGCCGCGCACGCGCGACGGGTTCATCCTCTGGTGGGAGCGCGCGACCGACTTGAGCGAAGTGCTCGACGGCGTGCTCGCGGACCCGCGTTTCGGTCCGCGCATCGACACGACGCGGATCGGCGCGCTCGGCTTTTCGCTCGGCGGCTACGCGGTGCTCGAAGTCGCGGGCGCACGTACCGATCGCGCGGCGTTCGAGCGTTTTTGCACGTCGCCCGAAGCCGATGCGATCTGCTCGCCGCCCGAAGCCGCGAGTCTCGCGCACGCGCCGGACGCGCCGGCGTTGACGGTCGACGGGCTATCGGCCGAAACGAATGCATCGCGCGCGCGTTCGGGCGACTCGTATCGTGATCCGCGCGTCAAGGCGGCGTTCGCGATCGCGCCCGCGCCCGGCGAGGCGTTCAACAGTTCGTCGTTCAAGGAAGTGACGATTCCGGTCGCGCTGCTCGCGGGCGAGGCGGACACGACGGCGCCCGTCAACACCAATATTCACCGCATCGCGGGCTTCATGCCGCAAGCGACGGTGACGATGGTGCCGGGCGCCTCGCACTACACCTTCATGGATGTGTGCGAGCCCGAGCTGATGGAGCGTCTGGCGCCGATCTGCAAGGACGGGCCGGGCGTCGATCGCGCCGCGATTCATGCGCGAACCGCGGCACAGGTACGTGATTTCTTCGCGGCGACGCTGCCGGCGCGCGGGCGTGAAGATTGA
- a CDS encoding AraC family transcriptional regulator produces MKPNTERDYRRRIARVVEAILVEPGARHTLDSLAAVAHMSPYHFHRIYRALMGESVVDTVKRLRLAEAAQRLTDAAQVTAVAHDAGYDSPQAFARAFRDFAGVSPSEFRTRQRHLVGNPAASAALARTRRTAHARIARHGEGDRIGVDGCSDEYAENQSTPALPSVEVIEIAPLDVLCLRHDGPVATIGQTFHTLMTTLRCDENPVLQQRVGICARDPSMAGGLCYHAGVVAGSPAACSDAMRRLDDAAQRSRVAGPPPGIEPLRLEGGLYAVHRLVGPYALISPTFRALYSGWLPRSGYRRDQRPGLELYRSAPDRGALDPCITDLLIPIRED; encoded by the coding sequence ATGAAGCCCAACACCGAACGTGATTACCGTCGACGGATCGCTCGCGTGGTCGAGGCCATCCTGGTCGAGCCCGGCGCGCGACACACGCTCGACAGCCTCGCGGCCGTCGCGCATATGTCGCCATACCACTTCCACCGGATTTATCGCGCGTTGATGGGCGAGAGCGTCGTCGATACCGTCAAGCGTCTGCGGCTCGCCGAGGCGGCGCAGCGGCTGACCGACGCCGCGCAAGTCACGGCGGTCGCGCACGACGCTGGCTACGACAGCCCCCAGGCGTTCGCGCGTGCGTTTCGCGATTTCGCCGGTGTATCGCCGAGCGAGTTCAGGACCCGGCAGCGGCATCTGGTGGGGAATCCGGCGGCTTCGGCGGCTTTGGCGCGGACGCGGCGAACGGCGCATGCGCGCATCGCGCGGCATGGCGAAGGCGATCGCATAGGCGTTGACGGCTGCAGCGACGAATACGCTGAAAACCAAAGCACGCCCGCATTACCATCCGTCGAAGTCATCGAGATCGCGCCGCTCGACGTGCTATGCCTTCGCCATGACGGCCCGGTCGCGACGATCGGCCAGACCTTCCACACGCTGATGACGACGTTGCGCTGCGACGAGAACCCGGTGTTGCAACAGCGCGTCGGCATCTGCGCGCGCGATCCGTCGATGGCTGGCGGGCTTTGCTACCACGCGGGAGTCGTCGCGGGGTCGCCGGCGGCGTGCAGCGATGCGATGCGACGGCTCGACGATGCCGCGCAACGCTCGCGTGTTGCGGGGCCGCCACCGGGCATCGAGCCGCTGCGGCTCGAAGGCGGGCTGTACGCGGTGCACCGCCTCGTCGGTCCTTATGCGCTGATCTCGCCGACTTTCAGGGCGCTGTACAGCGGCTGGCTGCCCCGCAGCGGCTACCGGCGCGATCAGCGGCCGGGGCTCGAACTGTATCGAAGCGCGCCCGATCGCGGCGCGCTGGACCCCTGCATTACCGATCTGCTGATCCCCATTCGCGAGGACTAA
- the cbiE gene encoding precorrin-6y C5,15-methyltransferase (decarboxylating) subunit CbiE, with the protein MPAWLTVVGIGDDGFAGLGRPARRALLSASVVYGGERHLAMLPARLAARRAVWPRPFDLAPLLAERPHAVCVLASGDPMLFGVGATLARQLPAGELRVLPAPSSLSLAAARLGWPLQDVATVSLVGRPLAALNVHLHDGARLFVLSADGRTPAALAASLATRGFGATHMTVLEHLGGERERRVDGRADQWPGGEMAALNLIALDCRAAAQAPRLPLTCGLPDDAFIHDGQLTKRDVRAITLARLAPAPSELLWDVGAGSGSIGIEWMRAHPTCRAIAIEANDARQRFIEQNRDALGVPGLQLVAGRAPDALRGLPAPHAVFIGGGVTVPDVLDTCWAQLRDGGRLVANAVTLQGEAVLAAWREQHGGTLTRIALAHAQPLGGFDTWRQALPITLLDVTKPAKPSADS; encoded by the coding sequence ATGCCGGCATGGCTGACCGTAGTGGGCATTGGCGACGACGGCTTCGCCGGTTTGGGGCGGCCCGCGCGGCGTGCGTTGCTGAGCGCGTCGGTCGTGTACGGCGGCGAGCGCCATCTGGCGATGCTGCCCGCGCGGCTCGCCGCGCGCCGTGCCGTGTGGCCGCGTCCGTTCGATCTCGCGCCGTTGCTCGCCGAGCGTCCGCATGCGGTGTGCGTGCTCGCGAGCGGCGACCCGATGCTGTTCGGCGTCGGCGCGACGCTCGCGCGGCAGTTGCCGGCCGGCGAATTGCGCGTGCTGCCCGCGCCGTCGTCGCTGTCGCTCGCGGCCGCGCGGCTCGGCTGGCCGTTGCAGGATGTCGCGACCGTGTCGCTGGTGGGCCGGCCGCTTGCCGCGCTGAATGTGCATCTGCATGACGGCGCGCGTCTGTTCGTGCTGAGCGCGGACGGGCGCACGCCTGCGGCGCTGGCGGCCTCGCTCGCTACGCGCGGCTTCGGTGCGACTCACATGACGGTACTCGAACATCTGGGCGGCGAACGCGAACGGCGCGTCGATGGCCGCGCCGATCAATGGCCGGGCGGCGAGATGGCCGCGCTCAATTTGATCGCGCTCGACTGCCGCGCGGCGGCGCAAGCGCCGCGTCTGCCGCTGACCTGCGGCCTGCCCGACGACGCCTTTATCCACGACGGCCAGTTGACCAAGCGCGACGTGCGCGCCATCACGCTCGCGCGCCTCGCGCCCGCGCCCAGTGAGTTGCTGTGGGACGTCGGCGCGGGCAGCGGTTCGATCGGTATCGAATGGATGCGCGCGCATCCCACTTGTCGTGCGATCGCGATCGAAGCGAATGACGCGCGGCAGCGCTTCATCGAACAGAATCGCGATGCTCTGGGCGTGCCCGGTCTGCAACTCGTGGCCGGCCGCGCGCCGGACGCGTTGCGCGGGCTGCCCGCGCCGCATGCGGTGTTCATCGGCGGTGGGGTGACGGTGCCGGACGTGCTCGACACCTGCTGGGCGCAATTGCGCGATGGCGGCCGGCTCGTCGCGAACGCGGTCACGCTGCAAGGCGAGGCGGTGCTCGCCGCGTGGCGCGAGCAGCATGGCGGCACGCTGACACGCATCGCGCTCGCGCACGCGCAACCGCTGGGCGGCTTCGATACATGGCGCCAGGCGTTGCCGATCACGCTGCTCGACGTGACCAAACCCGCCAAACCGTCAGCCGATTCGTGA
- a CDS encoding precorrin-8X methylmutase, whose product MLDYIRDGQEIYRQSFATIRAEADLARIPADLEKLAVRVIHACGMVDVIDDLAFSAGAGSAGRRALAQGAPILCDAGMVAQGITRARLAANNEVTCTLTHPDVPAMAREIGNTRSAAALELWRPRLAGSVVVIGNAPTALFHLLDMLDAGAPKPALILGFPVGFVGAAESKAALAENSRGVPYVVVHGRRGGSAMAAAAVNALATEVE is encoded by the coding sequence ATGCTTGATTACATTCGCGACGGTCAGGAGATCTATCGCCAATCGTTCGCGACGATCCGCGCCGAAGCCGACCTCGCGCGCATCCCCGCCGACCTCGAAAAACTGGCGGTGCGCGTGATCCACGCGTGCGGCATGGTCGACGTGATCGACGACCTCGCGTTCTCCGCCGGCGCAGGCAGCGCGGGCCGCCGCGCGCTCGCGCAAGGCGCGCCGATCCTGTGCGACGCGGGCATGGTCGCGCAAGGCATTACGCGCGCGCGGCTCGCCGCGAACAACGAAGTGACCTGCACGCTGACGCACCCGGACGTGCCCGCGATGGCGCGCGAGATCGGCAACACGCGCTCGGCCGCCGCGCTCGAATTGTGGCGCCCGCGTCTGGCGGGCAGCGTCGTCGTGATCGGCAATGCGCCGACCGCGCTGTTCCATCTGCTCGACATGCTCGATGCCGGCGCGCCGAAGCCCGCGCTGATTCTCGGCTTTCCGGTCGGCTTCGTCGGCGCGGCGGAATCGAAAGCGGCACTCGCGGAGAACAGCCGCGGCGTGCCGTACGTGGTCGTGCACGGACGGCGCGGCGGCAGCGCGATGGCCGCCGCCGCGGTCAACGCGCTTGCGACGGAGGTCGAATAA
- a CDS encoding cobalt-precorrin-6A reductase, with the protein MTRILLLGGTGDALKIARQLGRAHVYSLAGLGKVPDDLKCAVRVGGFGGSEGLARYLASEAIGLVIDATHPYAARISANAVEACRVAKVPCWALRRPAWQPQAGDDWRMVDDWNELIDALALFRRPLFTLGREPLAHLDEIPPYQFWTVRVLDSHPDTARSRILAARGPFTLDGERALFALQAFDVVVSKNSGGGATEAKLDVARERGLPVIMLRRPVLPDVDREFGSVADLLDALPAQVDSASASDQ; encoded by the coding sequence ATGACGCGCATCCTGCTTCTCGGCGGCACCGGCGATGCGCTGAAGATTGCGCGCCAACTCGGTCGCGCGCATGTGTACAGTCTCGCGGGGCTCGGCAAGGTGCCCGACGACCTGAAGTGCGCGGTGCGCGTCGGCGGCTTCGGCGGCAGTGAGGGGCTGGCGCGTTACCTCGCAAGCGAAGCGATCGGCCTCGTGATCGACGCGACGCATCCGTACGCGGCGCGGATCAGCGCGAATGCCGTCGAGGCGTGTCGCGTCGCGAAGGTGCCGTGCTGGGCGCTGCGGCGTCCGGCGTGGCAGCCGCAAGCGGGCGACGACTGGCGCATGGTCGATGACTGGAACGAACTGATCGATGCGCTCGCGCTGTTCAGACGACCGCTTTTCACGCTCGGACGCGAACCGCTCGCGCATCTCGACGAGATTCCGCCGTATCAATTCTGGACCGTGCGCGTGCTCGATTCGCATCCGGACACCGCGCGCTCGCGCATCCTCGCCGCGCGCGGACCGTTCACGCTCGACGGCGAACGCGCGCTGTTCGCGCTGCAGGCGTTCGACGTCGTCGTCAGCAAGAACAGCGGCGGCGGCGCGACCGAGGCCAAGCTCGACGTTGCGCGCGAACGCGGCTTGCCGGTGATCATGCTGCGACGGCCGGTGTTGCCCGACGTCGATCGCGAGTTTGGCAGCGTTGCCGATCTTCTCGATGCGTTGCCCGCGCAGGTGGATTCGGCTTCGGCTTCGGATCAGTGA
- the cobM gene encoding precorrin-4 C(11)-methyltransferase yields MTVFFIGAGPGDPELITVKGQRLVRSCPVILYAGSLVPAAVLEGHSAEQVVNTAELDLDQIVALLAAAHAKGQHVARVHSGDPSLYGAIGEQIRRLRELDIPYEIVPGVTATAACAAALGCELTLPGVSQTLILTRYASKTSMPEGEQLADLARHRATLAIHLGVRHLVRIVDELRPHYGGACPIAVIYRASWPDEEKITGTLDDIVAKVQGSAIERTALILVGQVLAAEGFADSTLYGSGS; encoded by the coding sequence ATGACAGTGTTTTTTATCGGCGCGGGTCCGGGCGACCCGGAACTGATCACGGTGAAAGGGCAGCGTCTCGTGCGCAGTTGCCCGGTGATCCTGTATGCGGGGTCGCTGGTGCCGGCGGCGGTGCTCGAAGGTCATAGCGCCGAACAGGTCGTCAACACCGCGGAACTCGATCTCGACCAGATCGTCGCGCTGCTCGCGGCGGCACACGCGAAGGGCCAGCATGTCGCGCGCGTGCATTCGGGCGATCCGTCGCTGTACGGTGCGATCGGCGAGCAGATCCGCCGCTTGCGCGAGTTGGACATTCCTTACGAAATCGTACCCGGCGTGACCGCGACGGCCGCATGCGCGGCGGCGCTCGGCTGCGAGCTGACGCTGCCCGGCGTGTCGCAAACGCTGATCCTCACGCGCTACGCGAGCAAAACGTCGATGCCCGAAGGCGAGCAGTTGGCCGATCTCGCGCGGCATCGCGCGACGCTGGCGATTCACCTCGGCGTGCGGCATCTTGTACGCATCGTCGATGAATTGCGGCCGCATTACGGCGGCGCGTGTCCGATCGCCGTGATTTATCGTGCGAGCTGGCCCGACGAGGAAAAGATCACCGGCACGCTCGACGATATCGTCGCGAAAGTGCAGGGCAGCGCGATCGAGCGCACCGCGCTGATTCTGGTCGGGCAGGTGCTGGCCGCCGAAGGTTTCGCCGATTCGACGCTGTATGGGAGCGGCAGTTGA
- a CDS encoding DUF4148 domain-containing protein, whose translation MIVLTGLVFGAVTIGAYVSQLDNDWSSGRDVSLVADGERGVGATGAAATRHHALRDDVTALRSQPAASIGAQAGDALAIAALQYARESNKPQPQVQPQPQPTNLPPQPAVTSNRTQAPPAAKTVRAHHSRIASGTTTKPHSAQSAVTTSGTHARGSSYRKSSTAERSGKKAAGVMPEARPSPPHATQGVESAWSMPRAGQTSEAVTQAVANSGPKTRAEVEAELVRARENGTMPAFGRPAPSGPGAH comes from the coding sequence ATGATCGTGTTGACGGGCCTCGTCTTCGGCGCGGTGACGATTGGGGCCTACGTGTCGCAGTTGGACAACGACTGGTCGTCCGGCCGGGACGTGAGCCTCGTCGCCGATGGCGAACGGGGTGTCGGCGCGACGGGCGCGGCGGCGACGCGGCACCATGCGCTGCGCGACGACGTGACTGCGCTGCGGTCTCAGCCGGCCGCGTCGATCGGAGCGCAGGCAGGCGACGCACTGGCCATCGCGGCGCTACAGTACGCGCGGGAGTCGAACAAGCCGCAACCGCAGGTGCAACCGCAGCCGCAGCCGACGAATCTGCCGCCACAGCCCGCGGTCACTTCGAACCGGACCCAGGCGCCGCCCGCGGCAAAGACCGTGCGCGCACACCATAGCCGGATTGCATCGGGCACCACCACGAAACCGCATTCAGCGCAAAGCGCTGTGACGACATCGGGTACTCACGCACGGGGCAGCAGCTACCGGAAAAGTTCTACTGCCGAGCGCTCCGGCAAGAAAGCGGCTGGCGTGATGCCAGAGGCGCGGCCGTCGCCGCCACATGCAACGCAAGGCGTCGAATCGGCGTGGTCGATGCCGCGCGCGGGGCAGACCAGCGAGGCCGTGACTCAAGCGGTTGCCAACAGCGGCCCCAAAACCCGCGCCGAGGTAGAGGCCGAACTCGTGCGCGCGAGAGAGAACGGCACGATGCCCGCGTTCGGCAGACCCGCACCGTCGGGACCTGGAGCGCACTGA